The Drosophila gunungcola strain Sukarami chromosome X unlocalized genomic scaffold, Dgunungcola_SK_2 000056F, whole genome shotgun sequence genomic interval CTCTATACTGTTCTCTGTTCTTCTCTTCTTCCACATCACGCCTActtctactactactactactactactactacttacTATACCCGAAACTTGCACAGTTTATcaaaacttcaaatttaaatcgtaattgcGCCTATGAGTTTAACAACGACGCCTCATCCAATCAAACCAACCAATCAGCCCTCAATCAGAATCAGATCGCGAATAATGTCAGTGCCCAAGCGCAGGCCGAGGCCCTCAGCAGAACTTTTAAGAGTGAATTGGAAGAGATATTGGTAAGATACACACTGCATACATCCCATTGAGACCATTATCATATATTCTATACCCATTTGACATCCCCACCAAAtctgaaaaaagtttttcaacgAGGTCTCTTACCAATCTTTGGGTTATGGGAGattagtaaataataaaataattcttaacattattttatagCTAAATTTGGGCGGTAAGGTAAGGTTTTCtcgattttataaaaagtatttaagacATTTTACTTGTGTGACAATGGTAAAGTTTggtttaacattttattgaaatatctATCCTTAAGTTTAATATTccaaacaattattattttggaaagCATAGTTTTAAAGTACGAagttaaatcatttttgaaataatgtaACCTTTTgcttcattattttaatatttctttgacttgaactaaattttaaacgaCAAACAAATAAGTAATTCTTAAACTATTGCCAGATACATTTTACAAAGTTGTTTCGTTTTTCAAAGCTAATAATGATTTACTAATTGGCAGTTAGTTGCTTAAAAAAGTTTCCatattattttctattaaaaactaaataataattggcaaaaatagtaattttaaaaccatttccTTTGAGAAGTATTTTCGAAACAATTGCCATATAGGTTTCACAAAGTTAATTTACAATAGTTTACTAATTGATAGTTAACTATTTGATAATAAGGAAATTGTTACCTAACTGTTAGAtaggaaaagttttttaatttttgtttccgAAAGTACTTCTATAACTATgggttattaaatttttgctgtTCAGCAAATCTTAATTAAGCGTATAAATGGGTTAATATCCGCCCCATAAAAGTGGAGCACTCCTAAGCAGCCTCCTGCAGTGGATGCATAAGATCGAGAGCACAACCATTAGATGGCCCACAGCTAATTGAAATCTCTTGAACATGTCCCAGGACCCAAGCACGTGGCGAGTGGATGGAAATGGGTGGGAGTGGGTCCTCAATCCGTGAGAGAGGCGGTTGAATGTCCTTACGGCCAGATGTCCCTTAAAAATTGCTGCGGCTTAAGTGGCTATGACAACCGGTGCACCCATGCCAAGCCGGCAATCGGGGCATTTGGATACCCATTACACAGATATTAACAGATATGTACATTTGTAAAACAACAATTCCCTTGGCTACAAAGATGTCTGTTGTAAAGATTAGAACTAAAAGTTAAGAACATTGATAATTTTacttatattataattatattatatatccaTTTGATATTCAATTATGACTgatatgaattttaaacatattctGAAACAATTTTCcgaaaacaattgttttgtttttttaaaaaagatctTGAAATTATTAAGATATATAAGCTGCAAAGAAAACTGATGATAAAGGTTGCCTTTGCCtggtttttaaaactaaaaaaaaatataacttttaaagttattcagaaaaaaatcaaaaatagtactaaaaaaaataaaaaaattgtttctttaataaattaaatctataATCAAGATGGAATGAAGCTTAAAGGGTAACATGATGTCGATTCTTTTCCGTTGCGGTTCGAGGTGATTGATGTCGCTGTACTATACctacacattaaaaaaaaaaaaaaacaggagcaGACACAAAGGCTCAGATTTCCAACCTTTCGCTTTCTCCTGCCGTCCCGCTCTCTCCGACAGCTGCCTTCTCGCTTGGACCCGCTGCCGTTTGGCAATTTACTTTGTTTGTTGTCCTTTCGCGCCCGCTTTTTTGCTGTTTCTCTTTGTTGTTTGTCGCCTGGGACATGCGTACTAAAAATCGGAGGGTCGTCAAGTCGTCGAGTCGTGAAATTCAGAAATCGTGAAATCGTGGAACCGTACAACGTTCATCGGAACGGCGAAATAGCGAAACGGTAAGTCAGAAATCGGCAAACGATAAGCGATAGGCGTTAGGCGGTAGGCGGTAGGCGGTATACGAACGGTAAACTGTTGACGGGTACAGTGGGCTCTGACGTTGGTAAACCCCTGGTTTCGCGTTTGctttacttatatatttatttgtagttaaatttgtattttcctcTGTCGCTAAGAGATTTAAAATCActtataaaaatttctaaaccTGAGGTAAAAATGCTCGGAATGTTGTACATCCTCTTTCTCAAAAACTAAAAGGaaatagtaatttaaatttagtaattaaaatttaccaCAAATatcattttcaataataaacTTTACAAAAAGTCTTAAGGACCAATTTCATTCATActttcttattattttctgCCCTTTGTAAAATTCTTTAAGCTTAAACTTCTTACAAATAAAAGTCAAAATTCGTTTAGAAGAGAAATTTAAGGCAAAAAAAATGCgtttttgaagaaaatttgtatgttactgacctaaaatgttaaattgtaTAAGTACTttaccaaaaaagaaaaaaaatgaatgcaaattacatttaaattagtttttaaagcgAGGTATCACTGTATCGCACCCAAGAATCTGTCTCTAGGTTTGAAGGATGCTGCCGGCGTGCCGACAAATGTTTGTTATCAGTGCTAACCAATGAACGATTGCCCAAGGTTCCCATTACTTATTTCTTTGGCGctctatatatttttccaagtttttttttgtttttttgttgttttttgtttggccgGGCCGAGGCAGCGACGCCGACAGAGGCGGTGCGGGGGCGGCGACAGAGGCAGAGGCGGTAAAACACGAACGCTCTCGGTTTTTGGCGAACGGACATGGACCCCCGGACCCGTgggtctggtctggtctggtctggtgtggtgtggtgtagTATGCCCCTTtgggggtggtgggtggtaaTTCTCATGGGGGGGAGGTGGGTGGTAATTTCGGGGTGGGCGCTGAAAGCGGGCGGCAAAGGAAAAACGGCAGCGGCACACGAAACGGCAAAGGCGGTAGTAACAGTCGTGCCGTTGACGCGTCGAGTCGCACAACAATTTTGCATAGCGGCGCGTGGCTGTCTGCCTTTCaatatgtgtgtttttgtaGGGTGTTAGTGGTGTGCGTGGATGCGGGGAATACCCTTTAACCCCCCCCGACGCTGTTTAACCCTCGTTAAACATGCAGgcacacaacaacaaataaataaagcacaAACACTTGTGGTTCCACAATTCACAATTTTTTagccaaaatataaatatgttttgtttCGAGTTTAAGAAAGTCGATTTTACTGTATTTCACCTGTCAAtcattttagttattatttaggttaattttttgtaaaagtgGTTAGTTTGCTCGATGAatcaattattaataataataactttgaGCTAAGAGAACTTGTGGATCgtgcaattaaattaaattgtaattattaacCCACGATGTTACTTTtaatgaaagaaaaatattacttgaaaataaacattgtcatattgttttgttttttttttctctgtgtgagCCATAGCGTGTCCTTCCTCTCTATTTCTTTATTTAGTGTTGTTATCAGTGGTTGGCCGgcttccacttttttttttatttttttttgtgactttGACACATGCGTGTCCATCACTCATCTCCTTTGGcgccaaaaaaacaaacattttacatAATTGTAAGACAGAATGTACACAtcaaataagaaaacaaagaaaaaacgaaacgaaagaACAACCAACAAGCAAGAATAAGATAAAACAAGACAAGACTAAGTTTGAGGCATTACAAGGTGGCAGGTGAACTACGGGGCGGATGAACAACAGGCAGACTTCcaaatattacgtatacgccccACGTGCCGCACAGTCATCGCCTCCCAATTAAAACCAACACCAGGTGGCACAAATTAAAAGTGATTAAACCTGCACAGCAGTTAATTGAGCcattactttaattaattgttagaAATCGTGATAACTCACAGCATATGGTTGACACGTTTGATTATAGTGGCAAATTCCGTAAGAAACTACTAAGAATGTGCTAAGGAAAACGTTTGTGTTGAATGGAACTATTTAGTTctctaattataattttaataaaactcaatgaattaatttttcgCTGAATATTTAACTAGTTATAATTTATGTGAGGAGAGATATTAAGTTTAATGgccaaaaattaatgaatgcataaatttagcatttaaaccaaaatacaattcaaaaattttcacatagaaaaataattttttttaaaaaacaaataaaacaaaatcctctaaaaatatgtattccaaaatgtttttaacatttaaaataaaagtgaaataagcaccagtgatttaaaatataattttattttttaaattcactgatttctaaactttaaatgtttgtcTACAACACTTACTTAGTTGTTTCCTTTTCCTATTtctctcgttttttttttctctgcctTTTGTTGTGTTTTCATTCATGGCCGTCTGGCATTGGAAAACATCGTTAAAGCAACAAGAAAAGCAACATAAACGAGACGAGCAATATATCAATCTATTTATTTTGGCAGCTCGCActgtttggtttttctttcgATTCTTTCATGCCAAATAGCGTTTGGATTTTGATTTTCCGCTGCTAATTTCGTCTACAGCAACGAAAATTTTTCGAATTTAGAACATCCGCCGATGAGAACACATGTTCTTCCACTCCGGCtgtaaacaaaaagtatttggCATTCGAAATTTGGACCTTGGCACCCACTTTATAAAATTCGGACGCTAAACGAACTCTCTGCAAGAAAACAATGCATACTTCAAAGTCGAATTTTTATAATCATCATAAAGCTACTTAATTACATCTCGAAGGCAAAATTAGCgtaccaaaaaatataacacttaataaaaataaaatttaaataagaaattctgaaaaagaaacattattgttaattttttttaaatgttgtcctcgaacaaacaaaataatttaaataaattccaagCTCGATTAAAACCAAATCATAGCTAACCAATTTGAAAACGTTAATATTGATTCTGGCAAAATGatcacaaattaatttttctctcaatgcaatcaaaaaaatatacaggctccaaagaaaataaaggaaTGATTAATGTTTCATTGAAATTTTTAGAGATATACAAGTATAGTATTTTTTGAAACGATTACCAGCCGGATTCGGTTTATTCcggttaattaattttaggtaTTATTGCTTAAATGGCAACCAAAATATTGGGGTATAAAAAACATCCACTGTAAATGTGTGtatgttccttttttttgtgtgttgaaATGGCAAACAGATTTTCAtcttgttttgtgtgtgtaaccggtgaaaaacaaacaaagacaGCGAGGGTGCCGATTTCAATCCCATTCGTTTCAGCTTTTCCGTTTTTCCGGCTGTTTGCACCCAACTTGTTGCTATCGCAACTCTTCAAAGAGAAAATGTCCTCttgattaaattgttttttttttgttcggtCATAAAATTCTAATTGAAGGCAAGGCATAAAAAAGGTGTATGATATCTTGTTATATTAATAGTATAACACATATAATACATTAATCGAAAAACAGGGCCTCAATTATAAAGAAAGGCCTTAAATACCTAAATCGTGTAGCCATTTcggtgtaaaaaaaatatattttttaattatttaaaatatttcaaagtaAAAATGAAACGCACAAAGTGAAAAACTAACCACAAACCAAGCCAGGGAACATACTAGCCCACCGATCTAAACAGAACTagagctttattttatttaaacaatacaAATTCGTAAAAATCGCGGGGCAGACAGAGGCCGCCTTGCACTGTGAGAAATGATAGACTGGGTGTCGATAGTGCGGCACTCGCGGCGTCGCTTTTCCAATTATGTTGGTGCGCGGTCGCCGGTGCGAATGCGTCGCCGTCGACGCCAACTGACCGCTCCgccaccacaacaacaacaacaacagcagcagcaacatcaacaggaGCAACACCAATCCAGGGATCGCCAGAAAAAGGATAAGGAAAAGGAAAGGGTCAAGGAATCGGGGGGTGGTTCGCGGTATGCCTGCTGTTGTGCCAATGTAAGTGCTGAAACTATCAACAATGGGTACTTGGGAATACcaaaattttatgaataatcTATCGCAATGAAAttggattttataaaagtgtCCTATTTGTTATATGTAAATGTAGGGGGTTGTCTTAATAATGGGAATCAAATAGAATCCTTAGGAATTCCTTTATTTATATGGGTCCCAGTGGGAACTTTgtgtttttcaatatttatcaattaattataatcTATGCCTTTAATGGCTTACAAACTGTATGTACTGTATGATCTTGATCCTGATCgcttttcgttttattttctttcgcAGAATCAGCGCATGCGCATTGAGTCGGATACGGAAAATGCGAAGGAGCCATCGatcgagcagcagcagcagcaacagcgcaGTTCCCGCTCCccgcagcagctgcagcagaatccgcagcagccgcaacagcagcagcagcagcagttgcagcaggGATCCAAGTCCAGGAGCGGGTCGCAAACTGTAAGTTGCTGCAATTTAATCATTTGTGCCAACGGCCTTAGCTGAAAACCCATAGCAGAAatcacagatacagatacagtcacacacacagatacaccaACACCTACACCAACGCAAGCGAGTCCTCGTAAGCCtccatcaacatcaacatcaaagCCAACatcaacaccaacaccaacaccatTACCAACTTCGCCTTAACAACGGCAATCACGCCAAAATGCTAAAGCGTGCTTTCGAGTCAACCTAGATTTCCCACCCATTTTCCGGCGGGGAAAAGTCCTCGAGGGCAGAACAAGCAGCTCAAGAACATGCTGCGGAAGTGGAAACAGCTGGCTGTGTAATTAGCCCCCTGCTCGAAGAATTCATTAGTTCGTAGTTTCAAGGCTGCTTCCATTTGCACTTCGTTTTGGCGGTTTCATGAACAAATTAACAAGCCAGTAGCgataactaattaattaattttacaaatcaaGCCTAGAAATCCTTAAAATCTACAttttgttcagtttttaaattgatttttttattatttataaattaaaagcaattaaacatttatttttgaattgaaacatttgaatttattcattgttgtacctttttaaatttaagtaaattttaaatttgtttatttatttcttctaaaaatgtatatcaaCTTAAtcataacaaaaaatacatttccaTAGCTCTATTATACACTTGTATAGAATCGATTTGAAAAGTCGATTAAATTCTTTCAAAATTCAGACAACAATTATATTGTAGTTTTTTGTTCGATTGCCTGAGTTGCAGAACCGTAATCGCATTTTTAccacaattatttatttagtacGGAAGACTTAACCGCCCACAATTTTAAATCGCCAATGGAAAAGCCGTGCAATTGGGAGCACGCCTGTTTTATGCCGTACCGCCCCCCTCTATTTATCCGccttttttccccattttgcTGCCTTTTTAACGAATCGTTACTTACTTAAGACGCTTACGGCGCTCGGCCTCCTCGTTTTTGTGGGCCAAGCGTCGcccatttccgtttccggtacgttgttgttgctcgttGTAGCTAACCTGACCAgaaagaaaacacaaataaaagcGAGAAACGTGCCAAAAGGCGAAGCacattttctttatattaaaGCTTACGATGTTTATACTAAGTTTTTAGTGCATGATTCCGTTATGTTTATgctatttttcaaataaaatttgatttgtgtttAAGAGCgatgaaaaaattgtaataaagccattttgatcaaaattatttataattttagtctaAGTTTCATGCATGATTTGGTTatgttaatgttttatttgccaaataaaattttattttaatttaagaaacacACCATGTGaaaccttaaaaatatatatacattttgcGCTTCTTATTtgacttgtttgtttgtttttattgctttgatGACCTATGGtttgtattgatttttattttaagttttgcttttgccaCTCAGAAAACGTATCTAGAAACTATTTCCTCGTCTCAATATGCCAATCTGTTATAAATGggaaatattataaatgtgCTTACATGGCCTGAGAACCATTTGCGAAAATATTGAATACaatgaatattttgaaatacataTACCCAAAATTACATACTAAGACTCGCACgcagatttaaaaaataacataacacaagctttttgcgaaaaataaaaaaaaaatagaccTATAATCAGAAACCGAGGTTTGAACTCAGATTTTTAGggaattgaataaaaaacattttaaggtATGCAGCTTTCATGTCAGAtttctgtaaaaaaaattcaaaagctTAGAAagggggcaaaaaaaaaaataagtcgACCCAAAATCACGAACTGGATTTGAACGCAGGTTTTAAGTGAATAAAATCATATGCTTTCAGATATCGAAATCGAACTTCTGTAAAAGTAATATTCCAATTAGAATCAGAATGAGCAGAGGTAGCGCTGACTTGAACCGTTACctttatacatattttgaaCCGAAACCAAGTTAACTTGTATTTCACTATCAGGATATTTTAGTGATCACAAATAACTGGGTTTATATATGGAAAATCTAGCAACACcagaaaaaacttttatttttttaactaaattataaaaaaaatgtttaatacaaAGGGGCACGGTTCCCAATCTAGTATTTTTCGGCATGGAACGAAGATCAGTCTACGGTCACACTGCCGATAGGCGTAgcaatcgttttttttttgcagcgcTATTAGATTAGTTGGGTGTGTTGTTTTCGTCGCGTTCGGTTTTCCGTCGCTTCCCTcgttcttttttgtttgttatttgtgAATCTGGAAATGTGAATTGCGAAACAAAACACAATCAGTTTTATTTGCGTGAGTCAGTGTACAGTTATTTCCGTCGGCGGTTATGCATATAACTGGAGTGTGGCGATAACGATAGGCCGCCTATCGATCGGAACGGAGGGGGAAAAATGCCAACAAAAcaaggagagagagagagaattTTCGTCGGtataccgaaaaaaaaaatcgccctctccctctctcgcattgtgttattttttgtgtttgttgttgcgGCAGCGGCCtcttttttagtttagtttccCGATCGCTAAAACACAAACACGCCCGTGCGTgcgatttaaatataatatataaaaagcaaACCCCTAACCGTTCAAAATGTGtgcatttttgtttatctaGTGCAAAAGTTGGATAACCACAGGCAGCAAATAGAAGCTAAAGTAAAGAAGCAGCAGCGCCGGCTTTTGCCCGTGTGTTGGTGTTTGTGTGGCTGAAACGTTAACCCTTGAACTGGcataaaagtatataaaattgagatatataaataattaaacaaaagctGCAGCGATGACAACACGGAAAAAGAAGCGcgacggcggcggcagcggcggcggatTTATCAAGAAAGTTTCGTCGCTCTTCAATCTGGATTCGGTAAAAATCGGAGCATTATCCATTATCCATATCCATTGGCTTTATATAGCGAACAATATCTGGCATATACGCTCTATATAGTGCGCGATGATTCcatggtttatttttaaatcaaattcgCAGACGGACTGAAAGCTAGCCGATTTTCCTCGATTCAAAAGCGATATACAAGTGTGCGAACAGCTGCGGGCAAAATTATAGTGGCAACATTATTGCAATTACTTCCTGTTCAAAGTGCATTGAAGTGCATTTTAGTTTATGAGAGAACCATTTGTTTATACCAGTTCTCAAAAAGTCTGTTTATTTACAGCTTACTTaagtattaatatttgtttacgcATGTTAGGAGCATTGTTTACCTCTTGAAAAAGTAATATTGTCCGGTTTCTAGTTGCAACTGTATGTAACCTCACCTAAAAGTTGGTAAtaatgatttttgtatttaacaaaaataaatataaatatcaaaaatataaaaaaaacaaatttttagattttcaattcaatttaaattaaatagtataTGGTGAGGTGATTTCTCATTTCAGTCAATATGAATTTAACTAATGCATGTTCTATTTTAGTTATTGTTCAGTCAATAAGAATGTTTGTTACTTTTTcatggattttttttgtttctgccaTTTTGCCCGCCACTGTGCACACATTCACACATACACAATTGGGTGCGTTGTCATCGTTTTAGCGTCTTTGCGTTCGCagcgaaaaaaatattagaaagaCTCTTACCATCTCTTTCTAATGCTCGGTCAACGGTTCTTCTTTTGCTggatttgttattgttttcgcttcttctgctgctgctcctaTTGTTGTTGGTGCTATTGTTGGTGCCCTTAATATTCAGCGCAGGCGTAGCCACTGCACTTGTTGTCGTTGTCCCCAATTTGATCTTCCCTCTCGCTTGTTTTTTGCcagaaatagttttattttcgaGTCTTCTGCCACCCACAAAACAAAGGAATTTACAGTGGATGTTGGCTATGTAGAAAAGTAATGTTACTTAAAAGCatccaaaatgtatttattctAAAAGAGATTAacgcttttaaaatttgtattgctTAAATATCagcaatatatattttaaaatgctgaTGACCAAGAAATAAGTGTTACaataaaaatctaatttatcAACTGATGTCCAATGAAAAACCCAAGGCGATTAACTTTGTGGACTCAGTATATCAACCCAGTccacttttataaaaacttttaaacaaatcaCGCACCAGTCGACAGTGGGAACAACAAATAAGTTCGAAGGACAAGTTTACATATTGAACCATAATTTTAGTTCTTCCCAACCCCCTCTGGGTAGGAATAATGGAATAATGGCTTTGGGTTTCCGTTTCGGTTTCGTTTCTCGCAGGTGTTTCGACCACGATCATCGTCACGTCCCGTTTCGTACGTCCGATCTCATATAGTAAACCCCTGGGCAAAATGCCAACATTtttctatttgatttgatCAATAAAGTGCAACGCAGCTTGACGCATTCAAATTTCTTATTGGCCCTGTtcatcttttttatttttgcgctTTAAATATGGTGTATGTATATGTTGGTTCGGTGGTGTTTATGTTGGAACAATTCTCAgtaatctttttaattttttatggcaTACTGCCTAGCAAAATAAACGCGACATTTTTGCACCATATCTCACGCAATTTTCCTATGagtcatttttgtttatcttggATAACTGGGTCTTCCGTTTTTCTATTCTTCATGAtcgttaaataaaaaatatttgttttcaaagatttctggataaacatttaattgcaattaaaattattaatattttgttgactagtgttttttatgtttttaattaaccaTTTTGTGATACAAACAAAACGTAAATATGAATTAAATTCCCAGTCCATGCAATAACGTATattcatcaattttttttcgtaagTTTTAACCTAGAAAAGTTGCTTTATAATATAGATAATTTGTATCTGCTGAGTATAGCCattgtttacaattttactCTAGTGCATTGcgtattaaatttcattttcccGCTTTGCATGCAAAGCGTGTAATCAAAAAAAGTACTTGAAATAGAGTATATATTGATGACTCGTTTGATTTGTGGGGTTGTAAGTGTTACTCTATGGCATCTCGATTCTTTTTATGACAATCTCTAATGTGCATTGGAATTCTGACTTTCTTACAAAAGCTTAAGAATTTTATCGTCTGCGGTTCGGTTTTCCCGCATTTCCAGCGTGCTTGTGGCCCCCAAGCATATGTTTATCATAGATAAGATAAGCGTTCTATATATGATATGATTTGGCTTTAGTGCCAGCTACTAATTTCAAGGGTGTGCAACTTTACAAAAAGAAACGAggcacccaaaaaaaaaagcagaagcAGAAAAAAACCGATTGTAGCTCGTTGGCCCCGTTAATATAGCgtgctgttgttgtggtttatttttttttgttcttttttctttGCGTTTTTGCTTGGGGCTTAGTTGGCTTAATGTCTTGTGTTTGTCCCAACACCCCTTCCACTTTTACCCCATTACCTCCGAAACACGCCCGCTCCTATTAAGTGAGTTCCGATTGTTAACTTTATGATGTAATTTTTCAtctttttataattctttttggGTTGGAAAAAAGTGTAACCAGAGTTGTCAGCGGAAGCAAAAGCGGCACGAACCTGTTAGCCTAAGTGCCATGTACAGTGTTGGGTCGCTAATGGGATCTTATGGATGTAGCACGTCGTTCTTGTAATTACAAGAATAAAGCACCATTGGAAGAGTTGATTTTTCAAGTCTTTGCCTTGCCTGTGTTCTTTTATTTCCAATGAGTTATGAAATCGTTACACTTAGTTAAGAAGCAAGTTGACCCTCtcttaaaaaaaggttaagtttttgtttacaattgaAATTCATGCATActtattggttttttaaaatattcaaaagcatttttttaaggtttgcCATACATTGTTGTGGCCTAAAGTAGTTGTAGTGTAGAGTTTATCTtacaaaatcttaaaaaaattgtaaggcATGAAagataacacaaaaaaatatcctTGAATCGCAGAATTTTCGTTTAGCGACTTACCACTGTAGCCGCCCCACCGAGTATCCTCCAGCGATTAACCCACAGagcatatttaatattttagccCGCCTTCTTAAGTTCTTAGGCGTATACTTGACTTGACCCACTCCCAGGGTTAATTGGCAAT includes:
- the LOC128261161 gene encoding disks large 1 tumor suppressor protein isoform X34 gives rise to the protein MPVKKQEAHRALELLEDYHARLSEPQDRALRIAIERVIRIFKSRLFQALLDIQEFYELTLLDDSKSIQQKTAETLQIATKWEKDGQAVKIADNQRMRIESDTENAKEPSIEQQQQQQRSSRSPQQLQQNPQQPQQQQQQQLQQGSKSRSGSQTIHQHLHQRKRVLVSLHQHQHQSQHQHQHQHHYQLRLNNGNHAKMLKRAFEST
- the LOC128261161 gene encoding disks large 1 tumor suppressor protein isoform X33, encoding MPVKKQEAHRALELLEDYHARLSEPQDRALRIAIERVIRIFKSRLFQALLDIQEFYELTLLDDSKSIQQKTAETLQIATKWEKDGQAVKIADNQRMRIESDTENAKEPSIEQQQQQQRSSRSPQQLQQNPQQPQQQQQQQLQQGSKSRSGSQTKSQIQIQSHTQIHQHLHQRKRVLVSLHQHQHQSQHQHQHQHHYQLRLNNGNHAKMLKRAFEST